A region of the Alphaproteobacteria bacterium genome:
GGCCATAGCACAACTCGACCTCGTCGTTACGAGCGACAGTCCCATAGCACACCTTGCGGGCGCCTTGGCCAAGCCCGTTTGGGTCCTGCTCGATTCCCCCGCCCATTGGTTCTGGCTTCTCGACCGGTACGATAGTCCATGGTACCCCTCGATGCGTCTCTTCCGCCCACATACCGACGGGAACCACGATCATGCCTTCGACGCCGCAGCCGCTCGGCTATTTTCGCTCGCAATAGAATAGGGATCGGGTAGCACCGCTCCCAGCTGCCATGACACGCAACGTAATTTGCATGCTAAGCATTTTGGGCGGCGATCCGAGAGGACTGACAATTCCCGGCTAACACGGCGTTCTGATTCGCCAGGACCGCTCGCGAAACGATCGAATTGTAACATGTAAAATAGCCTTAACGACCCATGGGGATAGGTGTCGCGGCAAGCGTCTGACTCTACAACATCAGCCAAGTGGCACTGTTCTTGCTTCGGACGGCCTCAAACGTTGAAAAATACCTTCGATCTGGGCGACGACCTTCTGTGGAAAAACTCCGCGAGGACGATCGAGCGGAAGCGAAGTGGAGTGCGTCGGGTTGCCTTGCGGCGTAGAGTGCCACGGGTATCGCGGCAACGCCGATTTAGGCGTTGCGCCGATCGAAACGAGCACGGGAACGATCCCACCGGCCGGCGGCCCGCACGGGAGGTCCGTGAAGTGGGTGGATACGCTGGCGGTGGGCTTAGGACAATGGATGAACCGGCGAGAGGCATGATTTCGCGACACCTTGCCCGCGCGTGCGCGACGTATTGGAGGGGACTTGCGCTAACAGCGGCGGCGCTTGTTGTCTTGCTGTCGTGCGTTTCTTTTGGCGTAGCCGCACCCATCGAAACGTTCCAGACCTCGAATTGGAGCGGTGGCGCCTACTCGAACGATGAAAATAGCGAATTCTCGAGCTGTTCGATAACGCCGTCGACGCGCACCGGAACCATGCTGGTGATCGTCGTCGACCGGAACTATCAATGGTTCTTGTCGATGTTCGATCGACAGTGGAAAGAAACACCCGACGCCACCTTCGACTTGTCGCTCGCGGTCGACGACCATGAGCCCGACTTGGGCAAGGGAAAGGCAATTACCCCCAACCACATATTCGTCTCCCTTGGCTTCGCCCCCTCGATAATCGACGAGCTCAGAGCCGGCCATAAAATTGTCGTCACGGGAGATGGGAAAAAATTCACGTTCGCGTTGGATGGCGTGGCGCAGGCGCTCAACATGCTGCTCGATTGCGTGCAACGACACTTGTCGACGGCCGAGCGCGCTCCAAGCGAAAAACCACCGCAACTGGCGATCCCGTCGGCAAGTTCGTCACGGCCCCAATGGGCACGGGAAGAAGCGGCGAGCCTCCTTTCCAAGCTAGCGGCCAATTCGGGCATCGTAGGGTTCCACCTTGCCGACATGAACGACGTGCCGCCGCAGCTTAGAGACTACGACGCGGTTTGGACCGCGCCGAACGTCATCGGGGCGCTGCTGATCCTGCAAAGCGAGGCGAGCCTCACGCCGGCGGAGGCGGCGGTAGCACTTCTTGCGAGCGCCACACGCGATTGCAGCGGCAAGTTCGAATCGAGCCTTCTAAAGAGCGATCGAGACACCAGTACGCCGAGCGTGCGGCTTACCACGACCTGCGCCGACCTGCAGTCCCGGCTCGTGACTTACTACACCCTCGAACCCCGCAGCACTGGCGGCCTTTATGTCTTCACTGTCATCAGTTCCGCGGATCAGGCCGATGCCGCTTCGAAAGCGGATATCGCCATCCGGGTTGCAGCCCGACAGGTCTTGGAAGCCGGCAGTGCCGCTCCCTCGGGCCAGCCGATTCATCCCGAACTGCTGACCAAGGCGGAGCAGGCTCAGGTTTCGGTTCCGCCGGTCGTCGAAAATCTGCTGTCGAGTACTGCAACCCCGCCAGCGTCGACCCAGGCCGGTAGCGCGAATGCGCCGCCGAGCCCGCCCGTTGCTGAAACCGCTGCCGCGCCAAGCGCAACGCCATCCGAAAAAGCGGGCAAGGAACCTGACGCTACCGGGGCGGGAAATCCCCCGCAATCCGAACAGCTCGCGGCTTCCGGCACCCCCGAGGCGCAAGTTGCGGAAAAGGGACCGGCGAACGCCGAGACGACGACTAAGGCCGCTCTGCCACCGGTATCCCATGCCGGCGTCGAAATTCCGGAAGCGGAAGTGGCGGAACTCCTCAAGCGCGGCGACGAGCTACTCGCACTCGGCGATATCTCGGCCGCACGCCTTTTTTACGAGCGGGCGGCAGAGGCGGGGAATTCCCGCGCAGCTCTGTTAGCCGGCCAGACCTACGATCCGGTTTTCTATCAAGTGTCCGGCGTTCGAGGCGAACGGCCCGACGCCGCGAAGGCGATTGCGTGGTATCGCAAAGCGGCCATGCTTGGCGACAAGGAAGCGGCCGCAAGGGCCGAGAAACTCGAGGAGATGGGCGAACATTAGCAGGGGGACTCTCCGGAGAAGCCACGGCCGACCCGGACGCGAAAAGGGGGATTTGCCATGCGGAAGATTGGAATGCGGCTGGCGATGGCGGCGATCCTCGCCGTCGTGTCGATCGCGTCGATCGATCGGGCCGGGGCGAAAACACTCGAAGGACAAGGCTGGCGCGTGAATTCGGGAGTGGTCGGCGTGGTGTCGGGGGGCGTCGATGGCACGTATTTGCGCATTGCCGCAGACCTCGCGGCCGTCCTCGATGATGACGACATTTTGCGGGTCGTCCCGATCATTGGAAAGGGCTCGCTCCAGAACATGTCGGACATCATGTACCTGAAGGGCGTCGATATCGGCATCGTGCAAGCAGACGTGATGGCCTACATCAAGCGCGAGCACAGCCTGCCCGGCGCCGATACCTCGATCCAGTACATCACTAAGCTATACAACGAAGAGCTTCACATCCTGGCGCGGCCCGAGATCGCAAAAATCGAGGACCTTGCCAAGCATAAGGTCAATATCGACGTCCGCGGCGGCGGAACCGGGATCACCATGACGCTCGTATTCGAACGCCTTGGCATTGCGATCGATCCCGTCACGGACGACCAGGCTCTTGCACTCGACAAATTGCGCCGCGGCGAAATTTCGGCACTCGCCTATGTGACCGGAAAGCCTGCACCTTTTTTCCGCAACATCAAAAAGGAAGAGGGGCTTCACTTTCTGAGCGTTCCGCCCTCTCCCGCGTTGCTCGAAACTTACCTTCCATCCCAACTTACCGCTGACGATTATCCGGCGCTGGTTAGCAGCGGTGCACCGGTCTCCACGGTCGCCGTCGGCTCGGTGATGGCGGTCTTCAACTGGCCAAAGAATTCGGATCGCTACAAGAAGGTCGCGCGCTTCGTGGATGCCTTCTTCGACAAGTTCGACACCTTTCTCCAGCCGCCTCGCCATCCGAAATGGAAGGAGGTCAATCTCGCGGCCGAATTGCCCGGATGGGTGCGATTTGCGCCTGCGACCGATTGGCTCAAGCGGAACGCGACGGTCGCGGCGAAGGCGAACCCGGAGGAAATGAAAGCCATTTTCTATCGCTTCATCGACGAACGCCAGCGCGCAAGCGGCGGCCCGGCAATGAGCTCGCAGCAAAAGGAAGAACTCTTTAACCAGTTCGAGAAATGGCAGGCGACCCACTAATCGCGTAATAGAAACGTCCAAGAGGGGGCATGCGGTGCGCCGAAGCAGTATCGTGCGGGTAAGCTATATCGGCTCTTGCATTTTCGCAGCGATGCTTTTCGCCGCCGACGCCGCTGCCCAAGAGGCGGTTCCGAAACGCGGCGGTACCCTCGTGTTCGCAGTCGATGCGGAGCCCGCGAACTACGATTGCCATGCCAATGTTTCTTTTGCGTTTCTCCATCCCGTGGCGCCGCACTATTCGACGCTGCTCAAATTCGACACTGCGAACTATCCGCAGGTCACAGGCGATCTTGCCGAATCCTGGACCGTCTCACCCGACAAACTGACTTATACCTTCAAGCTTCGGCCCAACGTCCAGTTCCATGACGGCTCTCGGCTTACCGCTGCGGACGTCAAGGCAAGCTACGAGCGGATCGCACACCCGCCGCCGGGCGTCAACTCGGTGCGCCAGGTAGACTATTCCTCGATCGCAGGTATCGAGACGCCGAACCCGCTCACCGTCGTGTTCCATTTGCGATGGCCGGAAGCAGCGATGCTTGCCAATTTCGCATCTCCTTGGAACTGCATCTACAGTGCGGCAAAGCTCGCGGAAGATCCCCAGTTCCCCAAAACGCACATTCTCGGCACGGGCCCCTTCGTTTTCGTCGAACATGTCAAAGGACAACATTGGACGGGCAAGCGCTGGCAGCACTATTTCCTCCCCGACCGGCCGTATCTCGACGGCTACGAGGCGGATTTCATGACCGGCGACGCAGTCATCAAGGGCATCGAAAGCGGGCGTATAAAGGCGGAATTCCGCAGCGTCACGCCGACGGAGCGCGACCAGCTGATCGAGGCGATGGGCGACCGCATCGACGTGTACGAAAGTGCGTGGCTCATCGACTTGCTTCTGGTC
Encoded here:
- a CDS encoding TAXI family TRAP transporter solute-binding subunit, whose protein sequence is MRKIGMRLAMAAILAVVSIASIDRAGAKTLEGQGWRVNSGVVGVVSGGVDGTYLRIAADLAAVLDDDDILRVVPIIGKGSLQNMSDIMYLKGVDIGIVQADVMAYIKREHSLPGADTSIQYITKLYNEELHILARPEIAKIEDLAKHKVNIDVRGGGTGITMTLVFERLGIAIDPVTDDQALALDKLRRGEISALAYVTGKPAPFFRNIKKEEGLHFLSVPPSPALLETYLPSQLTADDYPALVSSGAPVSTVAVGSVMAVFNWPKNSDRYKKVARFVDAFFDKFDTFLQPPRHPKWKEVNLAAELPGWVRFAPATDWLKRNATVAAKANPEEMKAIFYRFIDERQRASGGPAMSSQQKEELFNQFEKWQATH
- a CDS encoding ABC transporter substrate-binding protein, translated to MRRSSIVRVSYIGSCIFAAMLFAADAAAQEAVPKRGGTLVFAVDAEPANYDCHANVSFAFLHPVAPHYSTLLKFDTANYPQVTGDLAESWTVSPDKLTYTFKLRPNVQFHDGSRLTAADVKASYERIAHPPPGVNSVRQVDYSSIAGIETPNPLTVVFHLRWPEAAMLANFASPWNCIYSAAKLAEDPQFPKTHILGTGPFVFVEHVKGQHWTGKRWQHYFLPDRPYLDGYEADFMTGDAVIKGIESGRIKAEFRSVTPTERDQLIEAMGDRIDVYESAWLIDLLLVFNTKQPPFDDARVRRALSLAIDRWTMARTLSDTTFLKYVGGLMRPGSSMTTPEDELTQLPGFSRDIAASRIEAKRLLADAGVKDLKITLTNRDIPMPYGPAADAVIAAWKEIGVEATQEKFNTKDWQAALEGGHFSVAFDFGGDYFDDPTLQLTKYVSRDLSPSNFAASTDRFLDALYIGQAISVDRRERIKIVRDFEKRALTEAYTTPILWWNRIVVTSADVKGWNMTPSHYIGQDLTDVWLDR